From Paucibacter aquatile, the proteins below share one genomic window:
- a CDS encoding response regulator transcription factor translates to MSTSLFTKPASPRLPADGPAVDAAHVLLIDDVPEELRWLTQLLRPLYRLSLADSAQQGLQRAQMLRPDVILLDVGLPDLDGHALCRLLKADPLTAAIPVLFLSAHNAPEQRVRGLQSGAVDFISKPFYPEEVLARLQVHLQLALQRQPAPAAPPDAAARHPEQPLLEVAMRYIREHLAGLQGVGDVAQQVGLSEKRLLALFREHLGLTVSGFIAEERVRTGQRLLAETLMSVQDIAFAVGFNNPGNFATAFRERHGLSPQAYRQGLREAPALALATDSPTATPQPGHAL, encoded by the coding sequence GTGTCAACGTCACTTTTCACCAAGCCGGCCAGCCCGCGCCTGCCGGCGGACGGGCCCGCGGTCGACGCAGCCCATGTGCTGCTGATCGACGATGTGCCCGAGGAGCTGCGCTGGCTGACCCAGCTGCTGCGCCCGCTCTACCGCCTGAGCCTGGCGGACAGCGCCCAGCAAGGCCTGCAGCGCGCGCAGATGCTGCGGCCCGATGTGATCCTGCTCGATGTGGGCCTGCCCGATCTCGATGGCCACGCCCTGTGCCGCCTGCTCAAGGCCGACCCGTTGACAGCTGCCATTCCGGTGCTGTTTCTGAGCGCTCACAACGCCCCCGAGCAGCGCGTGCGCGGCCTGCAGTCCGGCGCGGTCGATTTCATCAGCAAGCCCTTTTATCCCGAAGAGGTGCTGGCCCGGCTGCAGGTGCATTTGCAGCTGGCGCTGCAACGCCAGCCCGCGCCGGCCGCCCCGCCCGATGCCGCCGCGCGCCACCCCGAGCAGCCGCTGCTGGAGGTGGCCATGCGCTACATCCGCGAGCACCTGGCCGGTTTGCAAGGCGTGGGCGATGTGGCCCAGCAGGTGGGCCTGAGCGAGAAGCGCCTGCTGGCCTTGTTCCGCGAGCATCTGGGCCTGACGGTGTCGGGCTTCATCGCCGAAGAGCGCGTGCGCACCGGCCAACGCCTGCTGGCCGAGACCTTGATGAGCGTGCAGGACATTGCGTTTGCCGTGGGGTTCAACAATCCGGGCAATTTCGCCACCGCCTTCCGCGAGCGCCATGGCCTGAGCCCGCAGGCCTACCGCCAGGGCTTGCGCGAGGCGCCCGCACTGGCGCTTGCGACTGATTCTCCGACCGCCACGCCGCAGCCGGGTCACGCGCTTTGA
- a CDS encoding ShlB/FhaC/HecB family hemolysin secretion/activation protein, whose protein sequence is MQPFSSFTHPTPFKFSPSTLSLALSGLLLTQAALAANNPPDAGQLLNEQQQLNKARQNRPLQPRNDEAARASTDSAGEGFKVLIQRIRFSAAEGLATPEELQSWVADARGQRLNHAQLQALAARVSTQLQAKGYSLARAYLPRQDLSEGELEIAVLAGQLERGAGRIKLHNRSALPDAQLRAVADAALPEGPVRGDDLERALLLMNDLAGVVARSSLEKGEQLGSSRLVVRAEAQPALRGQASVDNFSNRYTGQARAAAQLAWANPAQRGDLLGLSLSATEGNRSAALSYALPLTPQGLRLNLGASALRYRVGEEMKALDLRGTARSLGAGLSFPLQRSRMSSAWAQLDAESKRLQDDSANGNLRQRRVDRLQAQINGSRWDELGQGGATEWQINASVGRVDLSGNAADQGVDALSARTQGSFSKATARLARLQTLDAAGSWSVYASLSAQLAGRNLDSSEKFMLGGPSGVRAYAIGEASGDAGWLGSAELRHDFRIGERLRAQGLAFVDGGRIQRHAQPWAAALPAGQSNGYKLAGAGLGLNLYGGEWQLRAAWSRAIGSNEGLQNGRDSEGRSARSRLWLQASLNF, encoded by the coding sequence ATGCAGCCTTTTTCTTCTTTCACTCACCCGACCCCGTTCAAGTTTTCACCGAGCACGCTCAGCCTGGCCCTGAGCGGCCTGCTGCTGACCCAGGCCGCCCTGGCCGCCAACAACCCGCCCGACGCCGGGCAGTTGCTCAACGAACAGCAGCAGCTCAACAAAGCCCGCCAGAACCGCCCACTGCAGCCGCGCAATGACGAGGCCGCGCGCGCCTCGACCGACAGCGCCGGCGAGGGCTTCAAGGTGCTGATCCAGCGCATCCGCTTCAGTGCCGCCGAAGGCCTGGCCACGCCCGAAGAGCTGCAGTCCTGGGTGGCTGATGCACGCGGCCAGCGCCTCAACCATGCCCAGCTGCAAGCCCTGGCCGCGCGCGTCAGCACCCAGCTGCAGGCCAAGGGCTACAGCCTCGCACGCGCCTACCTGCCGCGCCAGGACCTGAGCGAAGGCGAGCTGGAGATCGCCGTGCTGGCCGGCCAGCTGGAGCGCGGCGCCGGCCGCATCAAGCTGCACAACCGCAGCGCCCTGCCCGACGCGCAGCTGCGCGCCGTGGCCGATGCCGCCCTGCCCGAAGGCCCGGTGCGCGGCGATGACCTGGAACGCGCCCTGCTGCTGATGAACGACCTGGCCGGCGTGGTGGCCCGCTCCAGCCTTGAAAAAGGCGAGCAGCTCGGCAGCAGCCGCCTGGTGGTGCGCGCCGAGGCCCAGCCGGCCCTGCGCGGCCAAGCCAGCGTGGACAACTTCAGCAACCGCTACACCGGCCAGGCCCGCGCCGCCGCGCAGCTGGCCTGGGCCAACCCGGCCCAGCGCGGCGATCTGCTGGGCCTGTCGCTGAGCGCCACCGAAGGCAACCGCTCGGCCGCCCTGAGCTACGCCCTGCCGCTGACGCCGCAAGGCCTGCGCCTGAACCTGGGGGCCTCGGCCCTGCGCTACCGCGTCGGCGAAGAGATGAAGGCCCTGGACCTGCGCGGCACGGCGCGCAGCCTGGGCGCCGGCCTGAGCTTCCCGCTGCAACGCAGCCGCATGAGCAGCGCCTGGGCCCAGCTCGATGCGGAAAGCAAGCGCCTGCAGGACGACAGCGCCAACGGTAATCTGCGCCAGCGCCGGGTCGATCGCCTGCAAGCCCAGATCAACGGCTCGCGCTGGGACGAGCTGGGCCAGGGCGGCGCGACCGAGTGGCAGATCAATGCCAGCGTCGGCCGCGTGGACCTGAGCGGCAATGCCGCCGACCAGGGCGTGGACGCCCTGAGCGCCCGTACCCAGGGCAGCTTCAGCAAGGCCACAGCCCGGCTGGCGCGGCTGCAGACCCTGGATGCCGCCGGCAGTTGGTCGGTCTATGCCAGCCTGAGTGCCCAGCTGGCCGGCCGCAACCTCGATTCCTCGGAGAAATTCATGCTGGGCGGTCCCAGCGGCGTGCGCGCCTATGCCATCGGCGAGGCCAGCGGCGACGCCGGCTGGCTGGGCAGCGCCGAGCTGCGCCACGACTTCCGCATCGGCGAGCGCCTGCGTGCCCAGGGCCTGGCCTTTGTCGACGGCGGCCGCATCCAGCGGCATGCCCAGCCCTGGGCCGCCGCGCTGCCTGCTGGCCAGAGCAATGGCTACAAGCTGGCCGGCGCGGGCCTGGGCCTGAACCTCTACGGCGGCGAATGGCAGCTGCGCGCGGCCTGGTCACGCGCCATCGGCAGCAACGAGGGCCTGCAAAACGGCCGCGATTCTGAGGGCCGCAGCGCCCGCTCGCGCCTGTGGCTGCAGGCCAGCCTGAACTTCTGA
- a CDS encoding YDG domain-containing protein, producing MKTKKSSSLNHSYRLVWSELSQAFVAVAEHTAGRGKRASGALLLSTLLASGAQAQAPAAQAPPALALPSGGSVVAGQAQLLQNQPGQLRVQQASDKLIMNWSQFNIGRDAQVRFEQPGSQSIALNRVTGGEASAIFGSLQSNGQVWLLNPNGVVFGRTAQVDVGGLVASSLTISDADFLAGRAHFKGSSTAGQVENSGRLSSKAAGGVVALIAPQVDNSGQIHTPGGSSLLGAAEQVSLDLNGDGLLSLSVERAALQAQIGHSGEIHAAGGLVQLSAQAAGALRASVVNSSGLIEASSLSQQGGRILLDGGANGEVSLSGTLDAHSEPGRGGRIDVKGAQLSLRDGARLDASGATGGGQIHVGGGWQGQDAQHPNAQSLKAEAGVQARANAGQNAGQSGDGGEVVFWSDGRTEFAGRIDVRGGAEGGNGGRAEVSGKQELAYSGRTDARAAKGRTGDLLLDPSTLEIRGGGSGSGSLSGSVVYEKDLEAQSANIVLEATNNITFKDLRATGSTDGVLDLADGVSFTAVAGRGGQMGSDPGDKIGVIRFEQKADTLRVNGAAGILLIASNWNSGETDAVNGGRASVINVPHLVATGAGGNPSGPLRNYDLRSATPGAVDPGTITVFGANGITIGGSVNSQGGYVRLWADADSGTGGAFTLNAPISTAGGNVYLASGRGGITMNGRIDVGAGRLFFDRETGSYPGGVGPDGPKILAGQIHATGDIDVNTAFTFKGGASIFTDGTIRFGSVGVNLDTGSGVLTLRADKVDWGTATLNNLSTASLRLEPYDKATNMVLGDANGFASPATLNKLPGVKNLTIGREDGTGTISVPGNFSFSASGSFEMVNKTVDISAGTLSNTSGGITLTGDTINISQTVTANAGAGKVTLRQMTAANELHLGTGLNNATLGQISAATLEVGRSDGGNLVFDSDISTLASTVHLKSGQRVIGVNGGVSAARVAVTAGAGATLSDSRFDFSTLALDVGGNTEVQQLGHAGWSLGSVDGLSGLTVKAGSSPTVQLQAQGRLGLNAPLALNNSSATLQLQSASGFDAESATLSGQSRSTLEFSVSGAQSAVHIGGTGGQLSAASIAKLAGVDTLRLLASDDTVLAHAFSAAVQNKVDIQAQRLTVDGALSTSSGSLHLSAAQGGLQLDTAVTAANTLSLNDQAGVGISGRGVLTAPKLAVRSSGSVQLKPGSSAHQVDEIAAEVGDLAFKNSRRLTVGSADSLNGVRASGSVDLRSSGASSDLVLNQAVVASNSAKVALPLLLEAGRHFINNAGSSAVQASDGAWRIYSTDPRQDVRGGLTQAFKQYDASSASTVLGQGNGMLYRVAPVLQAQLSGTVSKVYDGNTTATLNANQLQITTGAIDGDSVSLGSAQAVYDSKNVGNGKTVSVSHMNITASAQAGSVAVYGYRSQAVSADIGVITPRSLDASGLQVADKVYDGNSRAELLAASLSGMVEGDALSLSGSAAFADKNAGRNKAVAISGLALGGADAGNYLLSSDQASAQATITAKTITAGASSVAGKVYDGSTAASVRAGALQGLIGDDQVGLQANAQFADKNAGKDKAATIALALSGSDAGNYQLASSTQAAQADITAKTITAGVSTVAGKVYDGSTAASVRAGALQGLIGDDQVGLQASAQFADKNAGKDKAATIALALNGADAGNYQLASSTQAAAADIAAKVIAADASTVAGKVYDGSTAASVTAGALHGLVDGDRVGLQASAQFADKNAGKDKAATVSLALSGADAGNYQLVSSTQAAKADIAAKVISAGASSVAGKVYDGSTAANVTAGALQGLIAGDQVGLQAKAQFADKNAGKDKAASVSLALSGADAGNYQLVSSTQAAKADIAAKVISAGASSVAGKVYDGSTAATVTAGALQGLIAGDQVGLQASAQFADKNAGKDKAATVSLTLNGADAGNYQLSSSTQAAKADIAQRQLSAADLQAEGKRYDGSTQASLGALQLQGVLAGDQVQGQVQGQFLDAAVGSDKPVQISSVQLSGADAQNYSLSAASIQATGNISAPPASDATAATSITPPGGNSTRSGGQAGAATGAASPLLGGDAPNAAGSPLVAFNAGPGAATLSSDASGGSQALGRGGASELKGGGGVARFDTEQALSAHGRVSIAVAQGPLEQALAADVPLFSQRASEALEPLGQFKLTDLGDSLAVVRGSSQPSPLPEPQRGLRYSGEALLVLPGDHTSSLRLSFGEDGSLRVRTPVAAAELGHELLSAYALSALKRDAGIGVDQVRSVVLSYVE from the coding sequence ATGAAAACCAAGAAATCCTCGTCCCTGAACCACAGCTACCGCCTGGTCTGGAGTGAGCTGAGCCAGGCCTTTGTCGCCGTGGCCGAGCACACGGCCGGCCGCGGCAAGCGGGCCTCCGGCGCCCTGCTGCTCTCGACCCTTCTGGCCAGCGGCGCGCAGGCGCAAGCCCCGGCGGCCCAGGCGCCACCGGCCCTGGCCCTGCCCAGCGGCGGCAGCGTGGTCGCGGGCCAGGCCCAGCTGCTGCAGAACCAGCCGGGTCAGCTGCGCGTGCAGCAAGCCAGCGACAAGCTGATCATGAACTGGAGCCAGTTCAACATCGGCCGTGATGCGCAGGTGCGCTTCGAGCAACCGGGCAGCCAGAGCATCGCGCTCAACCGCGTCACCGGCGGCGAGGCCAGCGCCATCTTCGGCAGCCTGCAATCGAACGGCCAGGTCTGGCTGCTCAACCCGAACGGCGTGGTCTTCGGCCGCACGGCGCAGGTTGATGTGGGCGGCCTGGTGGCCAGCTCGCTGACCATTTCGGATGCCGACTTTCTGGCCGGCCGCGCCCACTTCAAGGGCAGCAGCACGGCCGGCCAGGTCGAGAATAGCGGCCGTCTGAGCAGCAAGGCCGCAGGCGGCGTGGTCGCACTGATCGCGCCGCAGGTGGACAACAGCGGCCAGATCCACACGCCCGGCGGCAGCAGCCTGCTCGGCGCCGCTGAACAAGTCAGCCTGGACCTGAACGGCGACGGCCTCCTCAGCCTCTCGGTGGAGCGCGCGGCGCTGCAAGCCCAGATCGGCCACAGCGGCGAGATCCACGCCGCCGGCGGCCTGGTCCAGCTGAGCGCCCAAGCCGCGGGCGCCCTGCGCGCCAGCGTGGTCAACAGCAGCGGCCTGATCGAAGCCAGCAGCCTGAGCCAGCAAGGCGGCCGCATCCTGCTGGACGGCGGCGCGAATGGCGAGGTGAGCCTGAGCGGCACGCTCGACGCCCACAGCGAGCCCGGCCGCGGTGGCCGCATTGACGTGAAGGGCGCGCAGCTGAGCCTGCGCGACGGCGCCCGGCTGGATGCCAGCGGAGCCACCGGCGGCGGCCAGATCCATGTCGGCGGCGGCTGGCAAGGCCAGGACGCCCAGCATCCGAACGCCCAGAGCCTGAAGGCCGAAGCCGGCGTACAAGCGCGGGCCAATGCCGGCCAGAACGCCGGTCAGAGCGGCGACGGCGGCGAGGTGGTGTTCTGGTCCGATGGCCGCACCGAGTTCGCCGGTCGCATCGACGTGCGCGGTGGCGCCGAGGGCGGCAACGGCGGCCGCGCGGAAGTTTCGGGCAAGCAGGAGCTGGCCTACAGCGGCCGCACCGATGCGCGGGCGGCGAAGGGGCGGACGGGGGATCTGTTGCTGGACCCCAGCACGCTCGAAATTCGCGGAGGCGGCTCCGGCAGCGGCAGTCTCAGCGGATCGGTGGTCTATGAGAAAGACTTGGAGGCCCAGTCCGCCAACATCGTGCTCGAGGCCACCAACAACATCACCTTCAAGGACCTGCGCGCCACCGGCAGCACGGACGGTGTGCTGGACCTGGCCGACGGTGTGAGCTTCACCGCCGTGGCCGGCCGCGGCGGGCAAATGGGCAGCGATCCGGGCGACAAGATCGGTGTGATTCGCTTTGAACAGAAAGCGGACACCCTGCGCGTCAACGGCGCCGCCGGCATCTTGCTGATCGCCTCCAACTGGAACTCGGGCGAAACGGACGCAGTCAACGGAGGCAGGGCCTCGGTGATCAATGTCCCGCACCTGGTGGCAACGGGTGCAGGTGGCAACCCCTCCGGGCCGCTGCGCAACTATGACCTTCGCTCAGCAACGCCCGGTGCCGTCGATCCCGGCACCATCACCGTCTTCGGCGCCAACGGCATCACGATTGGCGGCAGCGTCAACAGCCAGGGCGGCTATGTTCGCCTGTGGGCCGACGCCGATTCGGGCACCGGGGGCGCCTTCACCCTGAACGCTCCGATCAGCACTGCAGGTGGCAACGTCTACCTGGCTTCGGGTCGTGGCGGCATCACCATGAATGGCCGCATCGATGTCGGCGCGGGGCGGCTGTTCTTTGACCGCGAGACCGGGTCCTACCCCGGCGGCGTCGGCCCGGACGGCCCCAAGATTCTGGCCGGCCAGATCCATGCCACCGGTGACATCGACGTCAACACCGCCTTCACTTTCAAGGGCGGCGCGAGCATCTTCACCGACGGCACCATCCGTTTCGGCAGCGTCGGCGTCAATCTGGACACCGGCAGCGGCGTCCTGACCCTGCGTGCCGACAAGGTCGACTGGGGCACCGCCACCCTCAACAACCTGAGCACTGCCTCGCTGCGCCTGGAGCCCTACGACAAGGCCACCAATATGGTCTTGGGCGATGCCAATGGCTTCGCCTCGCCGGCCACGCTGAACAAGCTGCCCGGCGTCAAGAACCTGACCATCGGCCGCGAAGACGGCACCGGCACCATCAGCGTGCCGGGCAACTTCAGCTTCAGCGCCAGCGGCTCGTTCGAGATGGTCAACAAGACCGTGGACATCAGCGCCGGCACCCTGAGCAACACCAGCGGCGGCATCACGCTGACCGGCGACACCATCAACATCAGCCAGACCGTCACCGCCAACGCAGGCGCCGGCAAGGTCACCCTGCGCCAGATGACGGCTGCCAACGAACTGCATCTTGGCACCGGCCTGAACAACGCCACCCTGGGCCAGATCAGCGCGGCCACACTGGAGGTGGGGCGCAGCGATGGCGGCAATCTGGTCTTCGACAGCGACATCAGCACCCTGGCCAGCACCGTGCACCTGAAGAGCGGGCAGCGCGTGATCGGCGTCAACGGCGGCGTCTCGGCGGCTCGCGTGGCCGTGACGGCGGGCGCCGGCGCCACCCTGAGCGACAGCCGCTTCGACTTCAGCACCCTGGCGCTGGACGTCGGCGGCAACACTGAGGTGCAGCAGCTGGGCCATGCAGGCTGGAGCCTTGGCTCCGTCGATGGTTTGAGCGGCCTGACGGTCAAGGCCGGCAGCAGCCCGACGGTGCAGCTGCAGGCCCAGGGCCGCCTGGGCCTGAACGCCCCGCTGGCACTCAACAACAGCAGCGCCACCCTGCAACTGCAGTCGGCCAGCGGCTTCGATGCCGAGAGCGCCACGCTCAGCGGCCAGAGCCGCAGCACGCTGGAATTCAGCGTCAGCGGCGCGCAAAGCGCGGTGCACATCGGCGGCACGGGCGGCCAGCTGAGCGCGGCCTCGATCGCCAAGCTGGCCGGCGTGGACACCCTGCGCCTGCTGGCCAGCGATGACACCGTGCTGGCCCATGCTTTCAGCGCCGCGGTGCAGAACAAGGTCGACATCCAGGCCCAGCGCCTGACGGTGGATGGCGCCCTCAGCACCAGCAGCGGCAGCCTGCACCTGAGTGCGGCCCAGGGCGGCCTGCAGCTGGACACAGCCGTCACAGCTGCCAACACCTTGTCGCTGAACGATCAGGCCGGTGTGGGCATCTCAGGCCGCGGCGTGCTGACGGCCCCCAAGCTGGCTGTGCGCAGCAGTGGCAGCGTGCAGCTCAAGCCGGGCAGCAGCGCCCATCAAGTGGACGAAATCGCCGCCGAGGTGGGGGACCTGGCCTTCAAGAACAGCCGCCGCTTGACCGTGGGCAGTGCCGACAGCCTGAACGGCGTGCGCGCCAGCGGCAGCGTGGACCTACGCAGCAGCGGCGCCAGCAGCGATCTGGTGCTGAACCAGGCGGTGGTCGCCAGCAACAGCGCGAAGGTTGCCTTGCCCTTGCTGCTGGAAGCCGGCCGCCACTTCATCAACAACGCAGGCAGCAGCGCGGTCCAGGCCAGCGACGGCGCCTGGCGCATCTACTCGACCGACCCGCGCCAAGACGTGCGCGGCGGCCTGACGCAAGCCTTCAAGCAGTACGACGCCAGCAGTGCCAGCACCGTGCTGGGCCAGGGCAACGGCATGCTCTACCGTGTAGCACCCGTGCTGCAAGCCCAACTCAGCGGCACGGTCAGCAAGGTCTACGACGGCAACACCACCGCCACGCTGAACGCCAACCAGCTGCAGATCACCACGGGTGCCATCGACGGCGACAGCGTGAGCCTGGGCAGCGCACAAGCCGTGTACGACAGCAAGAACGTGGGCAATGGCAAAACCGTTTCGGTCAGCCATATGAACATCACGGCCAGCGCTCAAGCCGGCAGCGTGGCGGTCTACGGCTACCGCAGCCAGGCGGTGAGCGCCGACATCGGCGTGATCACCCCGCGCAGCCTCGACGCCAGCGGCCTGCAAGTCGCCGACAAGGTCTACGACGGCAACAGCCGCGCCGAGCTGCTGGCCGCCAGCCTCAGCGGCATGGTGGAAGGCGATGCCCTGAGCCTCAGTGGCAGCGCCGCTTTTGCCGACAAGAACGCGGGCCGCAACAAGGCCGTGGCCATCAGCGGCCTGGCACTCGGCGGCGCCGATGCCGGCAACTATCTGCTGAGCAGCGACCAGGCCAGCGCCCAGGCGACGATCACGGCCAAAACGATCACCGCCGGCGCCTCCAGCGTGGCCGGCAAGGTCTACGACGGCAGCACTGCCGCCAGCGTCAGGGCCGGCGCCCTGCAAGGCCTGATCGGTGACGACCAGGTCGGCCTGCAAGCAAACGCCCAGTTTGCCGACAAGAACGCCGGCAAGGACAAGGCCGCCACCATTGCTCTGGCCTTGAGCGGCAGCGATGCCGGCAACTACCAGCTGGCCAGCAGCACACAAGCGGCACAAGCCGACATCACGGCCAAGACGATCACGGCCGGCGTGTCCACCGTGGCCGGCAAGGTCTACGACGGCAGCACCGCCGCCAGCGTCAGGGCCGGCGCCCTGCAAGGCCTGATCGGTGACGACCAGGTCGGCCTGCAAGCCAGCGCCCAGTTCGCCGACAAGAACGCCGGCAAGGACAAGGCGGCCACCATCGCTCTGGCCCTGAACGGTGCCGATGCAGGCAACTACCAGCTGGCCAGCAGCACGCAAGCCGCCGCCGCCGACATCGCGGCCAAGGTGATTGCCGCTGACGCATCCACTGTGGCCGGCAAGGTCTACGACGGCAGCACGGCCGCCAGCGTGACGGCCGGCGCCCTGCACGGCCTGGTCGACGGTGACCGCGTCGGCCTGCAAGCCAGCGCCCAGTTCGCCGACAAGAACGCCGGCAAAGACAAGGCCGCCACTGTGAGCCTGGCCCTGAGCGGCGCCGATGCGGGCAACTACCAGTTGGTCAGCAGCACGCAAGCCGCCAAAGCCGACATCGCGGCCAAGGTGATCTCCGCCGGCGCCTCCAGCGTGGCCGGCAAGGTCTACGACGGCAGCACCGCCGCCAACGTGACGGCTGGCGCCCTGCAAGGCCTGATCGCCGGTGACCAAGTCGGCCTGCAAGCCAAGGCCCAGTTCGCGGACAAGAACGCCGGCAAGGACAAGGCCGCGTCCGTGAGCCTGGCCCTGAGCGGCGCCGATGCGGGCAACTACCAGTTGGTCAGCAGCACGCAAGCCGCCAAAGCCGACATCGCGGCCAAGGTGATCTCCGCCGGCGCCTCCAGCGTGGCCGGCAAGGTCTACGACGGCAGCACCGCCGCCACCGTCACGGCTGGCGCCCTGCAAGGCCTGATCGCCGGTGACCAGGTCGGCCTGCAAGCCAGCGCCCAGTTCGCTGACAAGAACGCCGGCAAGGACAAGGCCGCGACCGTGAGCCTGACCCTGAACGGTGCCGATGCCGGCAACTACCAGCTGTCCAGCAGCACGCAAGCCGCCAAGGCCGACATCGCCCAGCGCCAGCTGAGCGCCGCGGACCTGCAAGCCGAGGGCAAGCGCTACGACGGCAGCACCCAGGCCAGCCTGGGCGCCCTGCAGCTCCAGGGCGTGCTGGCCGGCGATCAGGTGCAAGGCCAGGTGCAGGGCCAGTTCCTGGATGCGGCCGTGGGCAGCGACAAGCCGGTGCAGATCAGCAGCGTGCAGCTGAGCGGTGCCGACGCGCAGAACTACAGCCTGTCCGCCGCCAGCATCCAGGCCACCGGCAACATCAGCGCGCCACCGGCCAGCGATGCCACGGCCGCCACCTCCATCACCCCGCCGGGCGGCAACAGCACGCGCTCGGGCGGTCAGGCCGGTGCGGCAACAGGCGCAGCCAGCCCCCTGCTCGGCGGCGATGCCCCGAACGCAGCCGGCAGCCCGCTGGTGGCGTTCAATGCCGGCCCCGGCGCTGCGACGCTGAGCTCCGATGCCTCAGGCGGCAGCCAGGCCCTGGGCCGCGGCGGCGCCTCGGAGCTCAAGGGTGGCGGCGGCGTCGCCCGCTTCGACACCGAGCAGGCGCTGTCGGCCCACGGCCGCGTCAGCATCGCCGTGGCGCAGGGCCCGCTGGAGCAGGCGCTGGCGGCCGATGTGCCCCTGTTCAGCCAACGCGCCAGCGAAGCGCTGGAGCCGCTGGGCCAGTTCAAGCTGACCGATCTGGGCGACAGCTTGGCCGTGGTGCGCGGCTCCAGCCAGCCCTCGCCCCTGCCGGAGCCGCAGCGCGGCCTGCGCTACAGCGGTGAAGCCTTGTTGGTGCTGCCGGGGGATCACACCAGCAGCCTGCGCCTCAGCTTTGGTGAAGACGGCAGCCTGCGCGTGCGCACGCCCGTCGCCGCCGCCGAACTGGGCCACGAGCTGCTCAGCGCCTACGCCTTGAGTGCGCTCAAGCGCGATGCCGGCATCGGCGTCGACCAGGTGCGTTCGGTGGTCTTGAGCTACGTGGAGTGA